In one Pseudomonas sp. 31-12 genomic region, the following are encoded:
- a CDS encoding L-serine ammonia-lyase has protein sequence MSLSVFDLFKIGIGPSSSHTVGPMRAAARFAEGLRREGLLTATACVKVELYGSLGATGKGHGSDKAVLLGLEGEHPDTVNTETVAARLQDIRGNGRLNLLGEHSIAFNEKEHLAMIRKPLPYHPNGMIFRAFDAAGLQIRSREYYSVGGGFVVDEDAAGADRIVEDATPLTFPFKSAKDLLGHCTTYGLSISQVMLTNESAWRPEAETRTGLLNIWQVMQDCVAAGCRNEGILPGGLKVKRRAAALHRQLCKNPESSLRDPLSVLDWVNLYALAVNEENANGGRVVTAPTNGAAGIVPAVLHYYMRFIPGANEDGVVRFLLTAAAIGILYKENASISGAEVGCQGEVGVACSMAAGALCEVLGGTVQQVENAAEIGMEHNLGLTCDPIGGLVQVPCIERNAMGSVKAINAVRMALRGDGQHFVSLDKVIRTMRQTGADMKSKYKETARGGLAVNIIEC, from the coding sequence ATGTCGTTAAGCGTGTTCGACCTGTTCAAGATTGGCATCGGCCCCTCCAGCTCTCATACCGTCGGCCCGATGCGCGCAGCTGCGCGTTTCGCCGAAGGCTTGCGCCGTGAAGGGCTGCTCACCGCAACCGCCTGCGTCAAAGTCGAGCTCTACGGCTCGCTCGGCGCCACCGGCAAAGGCCACGGCAGCGACAAAGCCGTGTTGCTCGGCCTGGAAGGTGAACACCCGGACACCGTGAACACCGAAACCGTCGCCGCCCGTCTGCAAGACATCCGCGGTAATGGTCGCTTGAACCTGCTCGGCGAACACAGCATTGCGTTCAACGAGAAAGAACACCTGGCGATGATCCGCAAACCGTTGCCCTATCACCCCAACGGCATGATCTTTCGCGCATTCGACGCCGCCGGTCTGCAGATCCGCAGCCGCGAGTATTACTCGGTTGGCGGCGGTTTCGTGGTCGATGAAGACGCCGCCGGCGCCGACCGCATCGTCGAAGACGCCACACCGCTGACCTTTCCGTTCAAAAGCGCCAAGGACCTGCTCGGTCATTGCACCACGTACGGCTTGTCGATCAGCCAGGTGATGCTGACCAACGAAAGTGCCTGGCGCCCGGAAGCGGAAACCCGCACCGGTCTGCTGAACATCTGGCAAGTGATGCAGGACTGCGTTGCCGCCGGTTGCCGCAACGAAGGGATTTTGCCCGGTGGCTTGAAGGTCAAACGCCGGGCTGCTGCGCTGCATCGGCAACTGTGCAAGAACCCGGAATCGTCATTGCGCGACCCGCTGTCGGTGCTGGACTGGGTCAACCTGTACGCCCTGGCGGTCAACGAAGAAAACGCCAACGGCGGACGCGTTGTCACTGCGCCCACTAACGGTGCGGCAGGCATCGTCCCGGCGGTGCTGCATTACTACATGCGCTTTATCCCCGGTGCCAACGAAGACGGCGTCGTACGCTTTCTGCTGACCGCCGCCGCGATCGGCATTCTCTACAAGGAAAACGCCTCGATCTCCGGCGCCGAAGTCGGTTGTCAGGGTGAAGTCGGCGTGGCCTGTTCCATGGCGGCCGGAGCCTTGTGCGAAGTACTTGGCGGCACCGTGCAGCAAGTGGAAAACGCCGCCGAAATCGGCATGGAACACAACCTCGGCCTGACCTGCGACCCGATTGGCGGGCTGGTGCAAGTGCCTTGCATCGAGCGCAACGCCATGGGTTCGGTCAAGGCCATCAATGCGGTACGTATGGCCCTGCGCGGAGACGGTCAGCACTTCGTCTCCCTCGACAAGGTCATCCGCACCATGCGCCAGACC